From Seriola aureovittata isolate HTS-2021-v1 ecotype China chromosome 16, ASM2101889v1, whole genome shotgun sequence, one genomic window encodes:
- the LOC130183691 gene encoding class I histocompatibility antigen, F10 alpha chain-like, producing the protein MWELLLLLLSCHVASPVTHSLKHVYTASTEVPNFPDFVAVMLVDGIQTDHYYSNTKRTVPTQVWMNQVTADDPEYWKRQTLFTEEQERRCRKYMEILKGRFNQTRGLHVFQVLHGCEWDDETGDVNGFDLVSYEGEDILLLDMKAQRWIALKPELLITQHKWNNDKGWLEFMEHRLNQECPVTLKNSLKYQKSSLQKTDRPLLSLLQKTPLSPVTCHATGFYPGKAVIFWSRDGEDLHEDVDRSELLQNHDNTFQMSVDLDLSQVKPDDWPRYECVFQLSGVEDDIVIKLDPAVIKTNWVKNPSVPTLLVTLSAVVTLAIVFIAATGILVYKKKKAKNPSNSPDNTELSENLNPET; encoded by the exons ATGTGGGAACTActtttgctgctgctttcatgTCATGTTGCATCTCCAG TGACGCACTCCCTGAAGCATGTCTACACTGCATCCACCGAGGTCCCAAACTTCCCAGACTTTGTGGCAGTTATGCTTGTTGATGGAATTCAAACAGATCACTACTACAGCAACACCAAGAGAACAGTACCCACACAGGTCTGGATGAACCAAGTCACAGCAGACGATCCGGAGTATTGGAAAAGACAAACTTTGTTCACCGAGGAACAAGAGCGGAGATGCAGGAAGTATATGGAGATATTAAAGGGGCGCTTTAACCAGACCAGag GACTCCATGTATTCCAGGTGTTGCATGGCTGTGAATGGGATGATGAGACTGGAGATGTTAATGGTTTTGATTTAGTTAGTTATGAAGGAGAAGACATCTTACTATTGGACATGAAGGCACAGAGGTGGATTGCTCTAAAACCTGAGCTTCTTATAACCCAACATAAGTGGAATAATGACAAAGGTTGGCTAGAATTCATGGAGCACCGTTTGAACCAGGAGTGCCCTGTGACGCTGAAGAACAGTTTGAAATATCAGAAGAGCTCTCTGCAGAAAACAG ACCGTCCGTTGCTGTCTCTCCTCCAGAAGACTCCTTTGTCTCCAGTGACCTGCCATGCCACAGGTTTCTACCCTGGCAAGGCTGTTATATTTTGGAGCAGGGATGGAGAGGATCTTCACGAGGACGTGGACCGCAGCGAGCTCCTTCAGAACCATGACAACACCTTCCAGATGAGCGTGGATCTCGATCTTTCGCAAGTCAAACCTGACGACTGGCCGCGGTACgagtgtgtttttcagctctCCGGTGTTGAGGATGACATCGTCATCAAGCTGGACCCAGCAGTGATCAAGACTAACTGGG tCAAGAATCCCAGTGTCCCAACACTCCTCGTCACTTTGTCTGCAGTGGTCACACTGGCTATCGTGTTCATAGCGGCCACAGGGATCCTagtttacaaaaagaaaaaag ccaAGAACCCTTCCAATT CTCCTGACAACACTGAGCTCTCTGAGAACCTGAATCCAGAGACCTGA
- the LOC130183692 gene encoding zinc finger protein 771-like, producing the protein MSADQPMLPPRCSPSFPPGAVDGCGGAELPSGPLAEMESLRMFLNERLTAAVDDIVGVFGRTVARYREQIDRQRRQLDSLRSEESSWSRAADPLQASSWIKNYPEDQILCAQMDQVGSMDQADVGTSIAHVKTEAGGENGESHVDPAGGAEAAGDGRLLDEGSDTEDSGDYWREAAGLWKPEETGETEGPSSPPSRKVESSADLSQEHKPSHQLPPVFTCQVCGESFQRRSYLFTHTSAHLRDCGVCGKHLERTENLKLHLRVHRETLFRCSVCGQTFTLRGNLRTHMRIHSGERPYGCTVCGKSFGRRATLVRHVRSHTGEKPFTCTYCGRGFVEKGNLTVHLRTHTGERPYWCSICDRRFSQLSCFYKHPCQRRGLASARVTPT; encoded by the exons ATGTCCGCGGACCAGCCGATGTTGCCCCCGCGCTGCTCTCCGTCCTTCCCTCCCGGAGCGGTGGACGGCTGCGGCGGAGCGGAGCTTCCGAGCGGCCCGCTGGCAGAGATGGAGAGCCTGCGGATGTTCCTCAACGAGCGGCTGACGGCGGCGGTGGACGACATCGTCGGGGTGTTCGGGAGAACTGTGGCTCGGTACCGGGAGCAGATTGACCGCCAGCGGCGACAACTGGACAGCCTGAGGTCCGAGGAGAGCAGCTGGAGCCGGGCAGCAG ACCCTCTGCAGGCTTCCTCCTGGATAAAAAACTACCCTGAAGACCAGATCCTGTGCGCCCAGATGGACCAGGTCGGCAGTATGGATCAGGCCGACGTCGGGACCTCGATTGCTCACGTTAAAACGGAGGCTGGTGGTGAGAATGGTGAGAGTCACGTTGATCCAGCCGGTGGTGCAGAGGCGGCGGGTGATGGCCGGCTCCTGGATGAGGGCTCTGACACTGAAGACAGTGGAGACTACTGGAGAGAGGCTGCAGGACTCTGGAAACCAGAGGAGACGGGAGAGACAGAAGGTCCGAGCTCCCCTCCGAGCAGGAAAGTGGAGAGCTCCGCTGATCTGTCGCAGGAGCACAAACCTTCACATCAGCTCCCACCGGTGTTTACCTGTCAAGTTTGCGGCGAGTCCTTCCAGAGGAGGAGCTACCTGTTCACTCACACTTCGGCACATTTGAGAGACTGCGGCGTGTGCGGGAAACATCTGGAGCGCACCGAGAACCTGAAGCTCCACCTCCGAGTTCACAGAGAAACTCTGTTCCGCTGCAGCGTCTGCGGCCAGACTTTCACCCTGCGGGGGAACCTGAGGACGCACATGAGGATCCACTCGGGCGAGCGGCCGTACGGCTGCACGGTCTGCGGGAAGAGCTTCGGCAGGAGGGCGACGCTGGTGCGTCACGTCCGCAGCCACACGGGCGAGAAGCCGTTCACCTGCACGTACTGCGGCCGCGGCTTCGTGGAGAAGGGAAACCTGACTGTGCACCTGCGGACGCACACCGGCGAGAGGCCGTACTGGTGCTCCATCTGCGACCGGCGCTTCAGCCAGCTGTCCTGCTTCTACAAACACCCCTGTCAGAGGAGAGGCCTGGCCTCTGCCCGCGTCACTCCCACCTGA